The following is a genomic window from Longimicrobiaceae bacterium.
AGGACGTGGCCCTTTCCACCAACGCGGTGCTGCTGGCCGACCAGGCGGGGGCGCTGCGCGAGGCGGGGGTGGACCGGGTGAACGTTTCCCTGGACTCGCTCCGCCCGGAGCGGATCGACGCCATCTCGCGTCGCGCCGGGTCCGCGGAGGCGATCTTCGCGGGGCTCATGGCCGCCGAGCGGGCGGGGTTCGCGCCGATCAAGGTGAACTGCGTGGTGATGCGCGGCCGCAACGACGACGAGGTCGCGGACTTCGCCGCGGTCACGCGCGAGCGCCCCTGGCACGTTCGCTTCATCGAGGTGATGCCCACCGGCGACAACCTGGGCGTGTCGCAGGACGAGTACGTGTCGGCGGACGAGATGCTGGCGCGGGTCCGCGAGGTCGGCGACCTGCGGCCGGTGCCGGGGCCGGCGGGGAACGGGCCGGCGCGCTACCATGCCTTCCCGGGCGCCGCGGGGACGGTGGGCGTCATCACGCCCATGAGCCACAACTACTGCGGGAGCTGCAACCGGATGCGCCTCACGGCCGACGGGCAGCTCCGCCCCTGCCTCTTCGGCCACCTGCAGACCGACCTGCGCGGGCCGCTCCGCCGCGGCGAGCCCATCGAGCCGCGGGTGCGCGAGACGCTGCGGATCAAGCCGGAGCGGCACTGGCTGGTGCAGGGGAGCGACGCGGGGAGCGGCGGGCTGCGGGCGCTCTCGCAGGTGGGGGGATGACGGACGCGGCGGACCCGTCGGGAATGCCCGCCGATCCCGTCCACGTCGCCCTCTTCGAGCCGGAGATCCCGGGGAACGCCGGCGCCGTGGCGCGCACCTGCGGCGCGGCGGGCGCCCCGCTGCACCTGATCGGCCGGTTGGGCTTCTCCTTCACGCACCCCAAGGCGAAGCGGGCGCTGATGGACTACTGGCAGCACGTGGAGTACCACGTGCACGCCGCCTGGGCGGACTTCGCCGCGCAGGTGGAGGGGCGCCGTGTCTGGAGCTTCACCACCAGGGCGGAGCGCACGCTCTGGGACGCCCGCTTCGCCCCCGGCGACGTGCTCCTCTTCGGGCCGGAGTCGCGGGGGCTCCCGGACGCCCTCATCGCCGACCCCGCCCACGCCGTCCGCATCCCCATGCGGCCGGAGACGCGCTCGCTCAACCTCTCCACCTCCGTCGGGATCGCGCTGTACGAAGCGCTCCGCCAGCTCTCCCCTCCCGAGCTCCGCTGACCGCGCCCCGGCGGACCATTTCCGAGCTTCCAGCATCCCCCGAAACGACTGTGTATCCGGGGTGTCCCGTTTGGTTGACACCGCGGGGGCGGGGGTCTAATTTGGCGCGGAACCGGGCGAAAATCGCGGTTTTTCGGGCCAACACTCCAGCTTCCGGATAAATGGACAAGATTACGGTAGTCGGCGCCGGGAATGTGGGCGCCACCGCGGCGCAGCGCGTCGCCGAGAAGGAGCTCGCGCGCCAGGTCGTCCTGATCGACATCGCCGAGGGGATCCCGCAGGGGAAGGGGCTCGACCAGTGGGAGTCCGCGCCCATCGAGGGCTTCGACGCGCGCGTGATCGGGACCAACGGATACGAGGAGTCTGCCGGGTCGGGGATCTACATCGTCACGGCCGGGATCGCCCGCAAGCCGGGGATGAGCCGCGACGACCTGCTGACCACCAACGCCGGGATCGTCCGCCAGGTCTCCGAGAACATCGCCCGGGTCTCCCCGGACGCCATCATCATCATGGTCAGCAACCCGCTGGACGTGATGTGCTACGTGGCGATGCAGGCCTCCGGCTTCCCGCGCGAGCGGGTGATCGGGATGGCGGGGGTGCTGGACACGGCGCGCTACCGCTCGTTCATCGCCATGGAGCTGGACGTGTCCGTCGAGGACATCCAGGCGATGGTGCTGGGCGGGCACGGCGACACCATGGTGCCGCTGATCTCCTACACCACCGTCTCCGGGATCCCCGTCACCCAGCTCATGGACCGGGCGACGCTGGACGCCATCGTGGACCGCACCCGCAACGGCGGCGCGGAGATCGTGAAGTACCTCAAGACCGGCTCCGCCTACTACGCCCCCTCGGCGGGCGCGGTGCAGATGGCCGAGGCGATCGTCAAGGACAAGAAGCGGATCCTCCCCTGCGCCGCGTGGCTGCAGGGCGAGTACGGGATGAGCGACCTGTTCCTGGGCGTCCCCTGCAAGCTGGGGCGGAACGGCCTGGAGCGGGTGATCGAGGTGGAGCTGACCGCGGAGGAGCGTGCCGAGCTGGAGAAGTCGGCCGACGCGGTCCGCGAGCCGATGAAGCTGGTCTGAGGCTCCGACCGCACGGCGCGCCCCGGGTGACGGGGCGCGCCGTGTTCGTGTTGTGTGCGCTATGTATCCCCCGGAGACTGCATCATGGCCAACGCGCGACGCACCTCCCTCGGCAACTCGCTCAGCTACCGCGGGCGCGAGGGGATGTGGACGTGGATCCTGCACCGGGTGACGGGGCTGGGCATCCTGCTCTTCCTCATCATCCACGTGGTGGAGACCGCCACCGTCATCTATTTCCCGGACATCTACGACAACTTCCTGGCGAGCTACAAGACCGGGCTCTTCCGCTTCGCGGAGCTCATCATCTTCTTCTCGGTCCTCTTCCACGCCGTGAACGGGCTGCGGATCATCGTGCAGGACTTCTGGCCGTACGTGATGGAGCGGCAGCGGCAGCTCGTGTGGGCGTCCGCGGTGGTGGTGGTGCTCGCGATGCTCCCCGTGACCTGGATGATGCTCGCGCCGCTCTTCGGGCTGGCGGAGGAGCCCGGCGTGCAGCGGCACCGGGAGCGGTGCGCGCAGTTCCCCGACGCCCCGGCCTGCATCGAGACGGCCGGCCACGCCGACGGGGAGGTGGTCCTGTGAGCGCCCCCGCGCAGGTGGTGGAGCGCGGCTCCGCGCGCGGCGGCGGCGGGTACCTCCGTCCCACGGGGAAGCGCAGCAACTTCGAGGTGCTCTCCTGGTTCTTCATGCGCATCTCGGGGCTCGTCCTGATCTTCCTTTCGCTGTACCACCTGGTGTGGTGGAACCTCGTGATCGGGGTGGAGCACCTGGACTCGGCCGTGGTGATCGAGCGCTGGAACAACCCCTTCTGGCGCCTCTTCAACGTGGCGCTCGTGCTCTTCGCCATGCTGCACGGCCTGAACGGCGCCCGCTACAACATCGAGGACTACGTCCGGAGTCCAGGGCGTCAGCTGGCGGTCAAGGCGGTGGTGTACACGATCGTGCTCGGCGCGATGACGGTGGCGGTGTTCGCGCTGCTCACCTTCGACCCCGCGACCCTCGTCAACCGATGATCCATACCCATACGTACGACGCCCTGGTCGTCGGCGGCGGGGGGGCCGGGCTCATGTCCGCGATCTACCTCTCCCGCCAGCCCGGCCTCCGCACGGCGGTGATCTCCAAGCTGTACCCCACCCGCTCGCACACCGGAGCCGCGCAGGGCGGGATCGGCGCGGCGCTGGCGAACCTGGAGGAGGACAGCCCGGAGTGGCACGCGTTCGACACCGTGAAGGGGTCGGACTACCTGGGCGACCAGGACGCCATCGAGGTCATGTGCAACGAGGCCGTCGACGTGATCGTGGAGCTGGAGCACATGGGGCTCCCCTTCTCGCGCACGGAGGACGGCAGGATCGCCCAGCGCCCCTTTGGCGGGCACACCCACCACTTCGGGCAGGGCCCGGTGCGCCGCTCGTGCTACGCGGCGGACCGCACGGGGCACATGATCCTCCAGACCCTGTACCAGAACTGCATCAAGAACGGGGTCGACTTCTTCGACGAGTTCCAGGTGGTGGACGTCCTCATCGAGGACGGCCGCTGCTGCGGGGTGGTGGCCTGGCACATCGACACGGGCGACCTGCACGTGTTCCGCGCCAAGGCGGTGAACTTCACCACCGGCGGGCACGGGCGCATCTGGTCCATCACCTCCAACGCCTACGCCAACACGGGCGACGGGGTGGCGGTGGCGCTCCGGCGCGGGGTGCCGCTGCAGGACATGGAGTTCTACCAGTTCCACCCCACCGGGATCTACAAGCTGGGGATCCTGATCACGGAGGGGGTGCGCGGCGAGGGCGGGGTGCTCCGCAACGACCACGGCGAGCGCTTCATGGAGCGCTACGCCCCCACCATGAAGGACCTGGCCTCGCGCGACGTGGTGGCCCGCGCCATCAACCGGGAGATCCGGGAGGGGCGGGGGATCAACGGGAAGAAGTACGTCTACCTGGACGCCACGCACCTGGGCTCCGAGGTGATCGAGAAGAAGCTCCCGGACATCGCGGACTTCTGCCGCACCTACCTGGGCGTGGACCCGGTGAAGGACCCCATGCCCATCCAGCCCACGGCGCACTACGCCATGGGCGGGATCCCCACCGACGTGAACTGCCGCGTGTTGGGCGACGCCGACAACACCGTGATCCCGGGCTTCTACGCGGCCGGCGAGTGCGCCTGCGTCTCGGTGCACGGCGCCAACCGGCTGGGGACCAACTCGCTCCTGGACCTGGTGGTGTTCGGCAAGCGGTCGGGGCTGGACATGGCGCGCTACTGCCGGGAGGCGGAGCTGCCGCCGCTCCCGCCCAACCCGACGGCGCGGGTGGAGGAGACCTTCGCACGCCTGCTGGCGACGGAGAAGGGCGAGCCCGCGGCCCGGCTCCGCGAGGAGATGCAGGACACGATGCAGGACAACGTCGGCATCTTCCGCGAGGGCGCCGGGATGGAGGAGGCGCTCCGGAAGGTGCGCGGGCTGAAGGAGCGCTACGCCAACGTGGTGGTGATGGACAAGGGGCGCCGCTTCAACACGGACCTGCTGGAGGCCTGGGAGGCGGGGAACCTCCTGGACCTGGCGGAGGTGACGGCGCTGAGCGCGCTGAACCGCACGGAGAGCCGCGGCGCCCACATGCGCGAGGACTACGAGACGCGCGACGACGCCAACTGGCTGAAGCACACGCTGGTGACGCTGGGTGACGGCGGCGAGCTGGACATCTCCTACAAGCCGGTCACGATCACCAGGTTCCAGCCGAAGGAGAGGGTGTACTGATGGCGCAGACGGCTGCCAACACGAACAGGCCCGCGGCGGCTCCTCCGGGAACCCGCAGGGTGACGCTCCGGCTCTTCCGCTTCAACCCGGAGACGGACCGGGAGCCCACCACGCGCGAGTACACCGTGAACGTCGAGCCCACAGACCGGGTGCTCGACGCGCTGAACCAGGTGAAGTGGTACGAGGACGGGACGCTCTCCTACCGCCGCTCGTGCGCCCACGGGGTGTGCGGCTCGGACGCCATGCGGATCAACGGGGTGAACCGCCTGGCGTGCAAGGTGCTGATGAAGGACATGGGCGACACGGTGACGGTGGAGCCGCTGATGGGCTTCCGGGTCATCAAGGACATGGTGGTGGACATGGAGCCCTTCTTCGCGCAGTACCGCTCCGTGCTCCCCTTCATGATCAACGACTCGCGCCCGCCGGTGCGGGAGCGCCTCCAGTCCATCGAGGACCGGGAGCGCTTCGACGACACCACCAAGTGCATCCTCTGCGCGGCGTGCACCACCTCGTGCCCGTCGTTCTGGGCGAGCGAGGAGTTCGTCGGGCCGGCGGCGATCGTCAATGCCCACCGCTTCATCTTCGACTCGCGCGACAACGGGGGGAGCGAGCGGCTGGAGATCCTGAACACCCGCGAGGGCGTGTGGCGCTGCCGCACCATCTTCAACTGCACGGACGCGTGCCCCCGCGAGATCCGGATCACCAAGGCCATCGGCGAGGTGAAGAAGGCGATCCTGTACAAGCAGACGACCTAGCGTCGGCCTGGCGGACCCCACGAGACCGGCCCCGCGTTCGCGCGGGGCCGGCTCTCCGTTTCAGCCCTCCATCTCGACCTTCGCCCAGCCCTCGACGTAGCGCAGCACGGTGTGGTTCTCGATGGATTTGAACCAGTGGTCGTGGATCTCCCGCCCCTCGGCGGTCTTCGTGAGCCAGTCCCGGAACTGGTTCGGCCCGTCCATGTCGCGCCAGTATGCCTCGTTGACGTACTTCGGCCGGTCCCTGACCGGCTTCGGGTGCGCGTAGCTGCCGGCGAAGCCCTCCAGAAGCGCCCACGTCTTCCGGTCGACGCAGCCGAACTGGCGCGAGGCGACGTCGAGCTTCGCGTCGAGCCACTCGATGAAGGCGACCTCGGAGACTCCCTTCTTGACGTCGAACAGGTGGACGACCCGGATCATGGCTTCCTCCCGCGTACGAGTTGGACGAGCTTGGCGAGTGGGTCGTAGTGCCGGTCCACCACCCGCTCCTTGAGCGGGATGATGGCGTTGTCCGTGATGGTGATGTGCTCGGGACACACCTTGGTGCAGCACTTGGTGATGTTGCAGTAGCCGATGTTGTACGCCTCCCTGAGCTCGTCCACCCGGTCCTCGGTGTCGAGGGGGTGCATCTCGAGCGCGGCGACCTGCACCAGGAACCGCGGGCCGATGAACTCCTCGTGCTTCCCGTGATCGCGCAGCACGTGGCAGACGTCCTGGCAGAGGAAGCACTCGATGCACTTGCGGAACTCCTGCACCCGGTCGACGTCGCGCTGGTCCATCCGCCAGGTGCCGTCCGGGGCGTCGGGCGCCCGCGGGCGGAACGGCTTGATGCGCTCCTTGACCCGGAAGTTCCACGACACGTCCGTCACCAGGTCGCGGAGCGGTGGGAAGGCGCGCATCGGCTCCACCGTCACCGGCTGGCCCAGGTCCAGGTCGCTGAGGCGGGTCATG
Proteins encoded in this region:
- the moaA gene encoding GTP 3',8-cyclase MoaA; amino-acid sequence: MSGPLVQIGGTTPPAERREVPEAGPMRDGFGRRIEYLRISVTDKCNLRCVYCMPEEGLPWLRREEILRYEEIAELVRVMAGMGLRRVRLTGGEPLVRRDLPELVRLIRAVPEIEDVALSTNAVLLADQAGALREAGVDRVNVSLDSLRPERIDAISRRAGSAEAIFAGLMAAERAGFAPIKVNCVVMRGRNDDEVADFAAVTRERPWHVRFIEVMPTGDNLGVSQDEYVSADEMLARVREVGDLRPVPGPAGNGPARYHAFPGAAGTVGVITPMSHNYCGSCNRMRLTADGQLRPCLFGHLQTDLRGPLRRGEPIEPRVRETLRIKPERHWLVQGSDAGSGGLRALSQVGG
- a CDS encoding tRNA (cytidine(34)-2'-O)-methyltransferase, whose amino-acid sequence is MTDAADPSGMPADPVHVALFEPEIPGNAGAVARTCGAAGAPLHLIGRLGFSFTHPKAKRALMDYWQHVEYHVHAAWADFAAQVEGRRVWSFTTRAERTLWDARFAPGDVLLFGPESRGLPDALIADPAHAVRIPMRPETRSLNLSTSVGIALYEALRQLSPPELR
- the mdh gene encoding malate dehydrogenase is translated as MDKITVVGAGNVGATAAQRVAEKELARQVVLIDIAEGIPQGKGLDQWESAPIEGFDARVIGTNGYEESAGSGIYIVTAGIARKPGMSRDDLLTTNAGIVRQVSENIARVSPDAIIIMVSNPLDVMCYVAMQASGFPRERVIGMAGVLDTARYRSFIAMELDVSVEDIQAMVLGGHGDTMVPLISYTTVSGIPVTQLMDRATLDAIVDRTRNGGAEIVKYLKTGSAYYAPSAGAVQMAEAIVKDKKRILPCAAWLQGEYGMSDLFLGVPCKLGRNGLERVIEVELTAEERAELEKSADAVREPMKLV
- the sdhC gene encoding succinate dehydrogenase, cytochrome b556 subunit, with translation MANARRTSLGNSLSYRGREGMWTWILHRVTGLGILLFLIIHVVETATVIYFPDIYDNFLASYKTGLFRFAELIIFFSVLFHAVNGLRIIVQDFWPYVMERQRQLVWASAVVVVLAMLPVTWMMLAPLFGLAEEPGVQRHRERCAQFPDAPACIETAGHADGEVVL
- the sdhA gene encoding succinate dehydrogenase flavoprotein subunit, which encodes MIHTHTYDALVVGGGGAGLMSAIYLSRQPGLRTAVISKLYPTRSHTGAAQGGIGAALANLEEDSPEWHAFDTVKGSDYLGDQDAIEVMCNEAVDVIVELEHMGLPFSRTEDGRIAQRPFGGHTHHFGQGPVRRSCYAADRTGHMILQTLYQNCIKNGVDFFDEFQVVDVLIEDGRCCGVVAWHIDTGDLHVFRAKAVNFTTGGHGRIWSITSNAYANTGDGVAVALRRGVPLQDMEFYQFHPTGIYKLGILITEGVRGEGGVLRNDHGERFMERYAPTMKDLASRDVVARAINREIREGRGINGKKYVYLDATHLGSEVIEKKLPDIADFCRTYLGVDPVKDPMPIQPTAHYAMGGIPTDVNCRVLGDADNTVIPGFYAAGECACVSVHGANRLGTNSLLDLVVFGKRSGLDMARYCREAELPPLPPNPTARVEETFARLLATEKGEPAARLREEMQDTMQDNVGIFREGAGMEEALRKVRGLKERYANVVVMDKGRRFNTDLLEAWEAGNLLDLAEVTALSALNRTESRGAHMREDYETRDDANWLKHTLVTLGDGGELDISYKPVTITRFQPKERVY
- a CDS encoding succinate dehydrogenase iron-sulfur subunit — translated: MAQTAANTNRPAAAPPGTRRVTLRLFRFNPETDREPTTREYTVNVEPTDRVLDALNQVKWYEDGTLSYRRSCAHGVCGSDAMRINGVNRLACKVLMKDMGDTVTVEPLMGFRVIKDMVVDMEPFFAQYRSVLPFMINDSRPPVRERLQSIEDRERFDDTTKCILCAACTTSCPSFWASEEFVGPAAIVNAHRFIFDSRDNGGSERLEILNTREGVWRCRTIFNCTDACPREIRITKAIGEVKKAILYKQTT
- a CDS encoding succinate dehydrogenase/fumarate reductase iron-sulfur subunit codes for the protein MSTTERAAAPAGARGEEVVRAGQRAAEKLERAAPPPGQRATFRIWRGDAAGGRLQDYTTDVSEGMVVLDAVHQIQAEQANDLAVRWNCKAGKCGSCSAEVNGMPKLMCMTRLSDLDLGQPVTVEPMRAFPPLRDLVTDVSWNFRVKERIKPFRPRAPDAPDGTWRMDQRDVDRVQEFRKCIECFLCQDVCHVLRDHGKHEEFIGPRFLVQVAALEMHPLDTEDRVDELREAYNIGYCNITKCCTKVCPEHITITDNAIIPLKERVVDRHYDPLAKLVQLVRGRKP